The bacterium genome includes a region encoding these proteins:
- a CDS encoding cupin domain-containing protein: MATRGKTQRTMRKFVERIHYVRAAVDSRRRARKRAIRSEALRWEDNLHGRSAYIVDSVTGFDSKNLAMFIREIPPGAATGSHHHNFEAVAYVLEGRGHDVHDGKVVRWQAGDGLYIPPMVVHQHVNDDSRRPARLLFIANWPLLNHLGITSFVQLAKAPRAARRRAR, translated from the coding sequence ATGGCGACCCGGGGCAAGACACAGCGGACAATGCGGAAGTTCGTGGAGCGCATTCACTACGTGCGGGCGGCGGTGGACAGCCGCCGGCGCGCGAGGAAGCGCGCGATCCGCTCGGAGGCGCTTCGCTGGGAGGACAACCTGCACGGCCGCAGCGCGTACATCGTCGACTCGGTGACGGGCTTCGATTCCAAGAACCTGGCGATGTTCATCCGGGAGATTCCGCCGGGCGCCGCCACGGGCTCGCATCACCACAACTTCGAGGCCGTCGCGTACGTGCTCGAGGGCCGCGGCCACGACGTCCACGACGGCAAGGTCGTGCGCTGGCAGGCCGGCGACGGCCTGTACATTCCGCCGATGGTCGTGCACCAGCACGTCAACGACGATTCGCGGCGGCCGGCGCGCCTGCTGTTCATCGCCAACTGGCCGCTCTTGAACCACCTCGGCATCACGAGCTTCGT
- a CDS encoding ABC transporter permease, whose amino-acid sequence MFLRWVRRDWPAAAAAGFLAVLIVLALGAPWIAPYGYDRQDLDRALQGPGPQHWLGTDQYGRDLLSRLLHGARISLTVGFSAVAAESVLGVAWGTVAGYYGGAVDAALMRVVDLLIAFPSLLLAVLVTGIFGPSLVNIVLALTMTAWPAMARTIRSEVVALRERDYVEAARALGARPGRLLLRHVVPNAVHLLAARATLDVSALVLTEATLSFIGIGVQPPRPSWGLMINEAFQFLQSHPYLVIVPATALSLTVIAFNVLGESLAERLDPRQRRRG is encoded by the coding sequence GTGTTCCTGCGCTGGGTGCGGCGCGACTGGCCGGCCGCGGCGGCGGCGGGGTTCCTCGCGGTCCTGATCGTGCTGGCGCTCGGCGCGCCGTGGATCGCGCCGTACGGATACGACCGCCAGGACCTCGACCGCGCGCTGCAGGGGCCCGGGCCGCAGCACTGGCTCGGCACCGACCAGTACGGCCGCGATCTGCTGAGCCGGCTGCTCCACGGGGCGCGCATCTCGCTCACCGTCGGCTTCTCCGCGGTGGCCGCGGAGTCGGTGCTCGGCGTGGCGTGGGGCACCGTCGCCGGCTACTACGGCGGCGCGGTCGACGCGGCGCTGATGCGCGTCGTGGACCTGCTGATCGCCTTCCCATCGCTGCTGCTCGCCGTGCTGGTCACCGGCATTTTCGGGCCCAGCCTCGTGAACATCGTGCTCGCGCTCACCATGACGGCATGGCCGGCGATGGCGCGTACCATCCGCAGCGAGGTGGTCGCGCTGCGGGAGCGGGACTACGTCGAGGCGGCGCGGGCGCTCGGCGCCCGCCCGGGACGGCTGCTGCTCCGCCACGTCGTGCCGAACGCGGTGCACCTGCTGGCGGCGCGCGCCACCCTCGACGTGAGCGCGCTCGTGCTGACCGAGGCCACGCTGAGCTTCATCGGGATCGGCGTGCAGCCGCCGCGGCCGAGTTGGGGCCTCATGATCAACGAGGCGTTCCAGTTTCTGCAGAGTCACCCGTATCTCGTGATCGTGCCGGCGACCGCGCTGTCGCTGACCGTGATTGCCTTCAACGTGCTCGGCGAATCGCTGGCCGAGCGGCTCGACCCGCGGCAGCGGCGGCGCGGCTGA